Proteins found in one Triticum aestivum cultivar Chinese Spring chromosome 4D, IWGSC CS RefSeq v2.1, whole genome shotgun sequence genomic segment:
- the LOC123099161 gene encoding quinone oxidoreductase, producing the protein MTLTPRSTRLAPFQSVFSSPSPAATPVAVTPRRSNSHPAARLHLRLRLRCCCSASDPAPMVKAIRVHELGGPEALRWEDVEVGEPGDGEIRIRNTAIGVNFIDVYFRKGVYPAPLPFTPGMEAVGVVTAVGPGLTGRKVGDVVAYAGKPMGSYAEEQIIPADVAVPVPPSVNHKTAAAIMLKGMTVHMLVRRIFKVETGHTVLVHAAAGGVGSLLCQWANALGATVIGTVSNEEKATHAHFDGCHHMIIYTKEDVATRVKEITGGKGVNVVYDSVGKDTYKASLECLASRGFLVSFGQSSGSPDPISMGDLASKSLFLTRPSVMHYTGTRDELLEAAGEVFANVANGVLHTRVKHTYPLSEAARAHADLEARKTSGSVLLIP; encoded by the exons ATGACATTGACGCCCCGCTCCACTCGCCTGGCACCCTTCCAATCCGtcttctcctccccctcccctgccgCTACTCCTGTCGCCGTCACTCCCCGCCGCTCCAACTCGCACCCCGCtgcccgcctccacctccgcctccgcctccgctgctgctgctccgcCAGCGATCCGGCGCCGATGGTGAAGGCCATCAGGGTCCACGAGCTCGGCGGCCCCGAG GCGCTGCGGTGGGAGGATGTGGAGGTGGGCGAGCCCGGGGACGGCGAGATCCGGATCCGGAACACCGCCATCGGCGTCAACTTCATCGACGTCTACTTCCGCAAGGGCGTCTACCCCGCTCCCCTCCCCTTCACCCCCG GCATGGAAGCTGTTGGCGTGGTGACTGCCGTGGGGCCCGGACTGACCGGCAGGAAAGTCGGGGATGTTGTCGCGTACGCAGGCAAGCCTATGGGCTCTTATGCTGAAGAGCAGATTATTCCAGCCGATGTTGCTGTTCCTGTCCCACCTTCAGTAAATCACAAGACAGCGGCTGCCATCATGCTCAAGGGGATGACTGTTCATATGCTAGTTCGCCGCATATTTAAG GTTGAGACCGGCCATACCGTTCTCGTCCACGCTGCTGCTGGTGGAGTTGGATCACTCCTTTGTCAATGGGCAAACGCCCTTGGTGCCACTGTCATTGGAACTGTTTCAAATGAAGAGAAAGCCACACACGCACATTTTGATGGATGTCACCATATGATCATCTACACAAAGGAAGATGTTGCAACCAGAGTCAAGGAGATTACAGGTGGAAAAGGTGTAAATGTGGTCTATGATTCTGTTGGAAAGGACACATACAAG GCATCCCTGGAGTGCCTGGCGTCCCGCGGTTTCCTGGTGTCGTTCGGGCAGTCCTCAGGCTCGCCTGACCCGATCTCCATGGGCGACCTGGCGTCGAAGTCGCTTTTCCTGACGAGGCCGAGCGTGATGCACTACACGGGCACCCGCGACGAGCTGCTGGAGGCGGCGGGCGAGGTGTTTGCCAACGTGGCCAACGGGGTGCTGCACACCCGCGTGAAGCACACCTACCCGCTGTCCGAGGCGGCCCGCGCCCACGCCGACCTCGAGGCCCGGAAGACCTCGGGGTCCGTACTGCTGATCCCGTAG
- the LOC123099163 gene encoding uncharacterized protein, with the protein MAAGRQQRVVVMRHGDRLDHAEPMWPANKPRPWDPPLTDAGVLRAWTVGKRIRAQAAADGYALHRVLVSPFHRCLQTAAQAVAALCAVPDDAALAAVLDSSANVPLDTSRVKVSIEYGLSEMMNVEAMGALVSQVAPSVEKWFPDQAELEAILPPGTIDHSTQPLFPEVPKWGESVRGARIRYASVIKALADKYPNENLLLVTHGEGVGSSVACFGATGMEVYEVEYCAYAVLEKQPGGVGGGDESVLKVVADRSGPTTGIHYLVT; encoded by the exons atggcggcgggGCGGCAGCAGCGGGTGGTGGTGATGCGGCACGGGGACCGGCTGGACCACGCGGAGCCCATGTGGCCGGCCAACAAGCCGCGGCCGTGGGACCCGCCGCTGACCGACGCCGGCGTCCTCCGGGCCTGGACCGTCGGCAAGCGCATCCGGGCGCAGGCCGCCGCCGACGGCTACGCGCTCCACCGCGTCCTCGTCTCCCCCTTCCACCGCTGCCTCCAGACCGCCGCCCAGGCCGTCGCCGCGCTCTGCGCCGTCCCCGACGACGCCGCGCTCGCCGCCGTCCTCGACTCCAGCGCCAATGTGCCCCTCGACACCTCCCGCGTCAAG GTGTCGATCGAGTATGGACTGTCTGAGATGATGAATGTTGAAGCGATGGGCGCTCTTGTCAGCCAGGTCGCGCCCAGTGTCGAGAAGTGGTTCCCTGACCAGGCAGAACTCGAAGCCATCTTACCACCTGGAACCATCGACCATTCTACACAACCGCTCTTCCCAGAG GTACCCAAGTGGGGAGAATCTGTGAGGGGGGCAAGGATCAGATACGCTAGTGTTATCAAGGCTCTGGCCGACAAATACCCCAACGAGAACCTACTCTTGGTAACACACG GGGAGGGCGTCGGTTCGTCGGTGGCGTGCTTCGGGGCGACGGGCATGGAGGTCTACGAGGTGGAGTACTGCGCATACGCCGTGCTTGAGAAGCAGCCTGGCGGTGTGGGTGGCGGTGATGAGAGCGTGCTCAAGGTGGTGGCGGATCGAAGCGGCCCGACCACGGGCATACACTACCTGGTCACCTGA